One genomic region from Nocardia vinacea encodes:
- a CDS encoding primosomal protein N', producing the protein MASAGAGATATHDSTAAGHPIARVLPLLSPAHLDRDFDYLVPLELDEIAQPGVRVRIRFAGRLVDGYLLARLSHSDHTGKMVKLERVVSAERVLTPEILKLATAVAARYAGTRADVLRLAIPPRHARTENGGSKKSAEPEGPQEDSTESTDDGSGRSASRTTQAAPSRGRARASGTLHAPLDSDLADDFAASVDTVAALDHSVDAPTVAGEDEAVDVRDRFPTAAPVPSRSADHVMAAGAGSESLSADSVESVADSGAVTSAAQDGAGSVAAAHGRGEAESEGADAAVGERAVVAAESANVAAVLADSGDTGLPDGGELRPWERYIHGAAFVSALGQGKGVRAGWQAVPGEDWPRRLAELAAVVVGRGRSAILMVPDQRDLDRVLAECVRLVGDSAVGLAAGLGPAARYRRWLAALRGTARVIVGTRSAVFAPAVDLGLIAIWDDGDDTYAEPRAPYSHAREVAMLRAHEAGAAFVAAGFARTAEIQAVVDSGWAHDLVADRAVVRKFSPRISAPGDSDIAMERDPVARAVRIPAVGYAAARSALNEGAAVLVQVPRRGYIPALACAKCRTPARCRHCNGPLSLPDGRAGHRGETAHSPACRWCGITEAAFRCPACASRALRAVVIGAVRTAEELGRAFPGVPIRGSSGGAVLDTVEPGPQVIVATVGAEPVLRGGYGVALLLDGWALLSRADLRAAEDTLRRWMSAATLVRNHGQVIVMAEPSLPTVQALLRWDPVGHARAEVASRAEVGFPPAVRMAAIDGTPDSISELLSAAKLPDNVNLLGPVPLPPGARKPFDSGDTPAEVERMLLRVDRTSGAALARALTAAQAVRSTHRSDAPLRVQIDPVDIG; encoded by the coding sequence ATGGCTTCCGCAGGTGCCGGAGCCACGGCGACGCACGATTCGACAGCAGCGGGACACCCGATCGCCCGGGTGCTCCCGCTGCTGTCGCCTGCCCACCTGGACCGCGACTTCGACTATCTGGTCCCCCTCGAGCTGGACGAAATCGCCCAACCCGGAGTCCGGGTCCGCATCCGTTTCGCGGGGCGACTCGTCGACGGGTATCTGCTGGCCCGCCTGTCTCACAGCGACCACACCGGGAAAATGGTCAAACTCGAACGCGTGGTCTCCGCCGAACGCGTCCTGACCCCGGAAATCCTGAAACTGGCCACCGCCGTAGCTGCCCGCTACGCAGGGACCCGCGCGGATGTCCTGCGGCTCGCGATTCCGCCCCGACATGCGCGCACCGAGAACGGCGGTTCGAAGAAGTCGGCTGAACCCGAAGGACCGCAGGAGGATTCGACCGAATCGACTGATGACGGCTCCGGTCGGTCTGCGAGTCGCACGACGCAGGCGGCACCTTCGCGCGGGCGAGCTCGCGCATCCGGCACCTTGCATGCGCCGCTTGATAGCGATCTCGCCGACGATTTCGCCGCGTCCGTTGATACGGTCGCGGCGCTCGACCATTCCGTCGATGCGCCGACGGTGGCTGGCGAGGACGAGGCGGTCGACGTTCGCGATCGGTTCCCTACTGCGGCTCCGGTGCCCTCGCGATCGGCCGATCATGTGATGGCTGCCGGTGCTGGATCGGAGTCGCTATCAGCGGATTCGGTCGAATCGGTGGCGGATTCTGGTGCCGTGACGTCGGCAGCGCAGGACGGTGCCGGTTCTGTCGCTGCCGCCCACGGACGAGGTGAGGCGGAATCGGAGGGTGCTGACGCGGCGGTGGGTGAGCGCGCTGTCGTTGCTGCTGAATCGGCGAATGTTGCTGCGGTGCTGGCTGATTCGGGCGACACCGGTTTGCCGGACGGTGGGGAACTGCGGCCTTGGGAGCGGTATATCCATGGGGCGGCGTTTGTGTCGGCGCTGGGGCAGGGGAAAGGGGTGCGGGCGGGGTGGCAGGCGGTGCCGGGGGAGGATTGGCCGCGGCGGTTGGCGGAGTTGGCGGCGGTTGTCGTCGGCCGGGGACGCAGTGCGATTCTGATGGTCCCGGATCAACGGGATCTGGATCGGGTACTGGCGGAATGTGTTCGGCTGGTGGGGGATTCGGCGGTCGGGTTGGCTGCCGGGTTGGGGCCGGCCGCGCGGTATCGACGGTGGTTGGCAGCATTGCGTGGGACCGCACGGGTGATTGTCGGGACACGCAGTGCGGTGTTCGCTCCTGCGGTTGATCTCGGGTTGATCGCGATCTGGGACGACGGCGACGACACCTATGCCGAGCCCAGAGCGCCGTATTCGCATGCGCGCGAGGTCGCGATGCTGCGGGCACATGAGGCCGGGGCGGCATTCGTCGCGGCCGGATTCGCGCGGACGGCGGAGATCCAGGCGGTGGTGGATTCGGGGTGGGCGCACGATCTGGTCGCCGATCGTGCTGTGGTGCGCAAATTTTCCCCGCGCATCAGCGCACCGGGTGACTCAGATATCGCGATGGAGCGTGACCCGGTCGCGCGAGCGGTCCGCATTCCCGCCGTTGGTTACGCTGCCGCGCGGTCTGCGCTCAATGAAGGTGCCGCAGTGCTGGTGCAGGTGCCGCGGCGGGGATACATTCCTGCGCTGGCCTGCGCGAAATGCCGTACGCCCGCACGATGTCGGCACTGCAATGGCCCACTTTCCTTGCCGGACGGGCGAGCTGGGCATCGCGGCGAGACCGCGCACAGTCCAGCGTGCCGTTGGTGCGGTATCACCGAGGCCGCATTCCGCTGTCCGGCTTGTGCTTCCAGAGCGCTACGTGCGGTGGTGATCGGTGCGGTCCGAACCGCTGAGGAACTCGGTCGGGCTTTTCCCGGCGTACCGATTCGCGGATCCAGCGGCGGCGCGGTACTCGACACGGTGGAGCCGGGACCGCAGGTGATCGTGGCGACCGTCGGCGCCGAACCGGTGCTGCGTGGCGGCTACGGCGTCGCACTGCTGCTCGACGGTTGGGCGCTGCTGAGCCGCGCGGACCTGCGCGCCGCCGAGGACACTCTGCGCCGCTGGATGTCGGCGGCCACCCTGGTGCGCAATCACGGCCAGGTCATCGTCATGGCCGAACCTTCGCTACCTACCGTCCAGGCGCTACTGCGCTGGGATCCGGTCGGCCATGCCCGCGCCGAGGTGGCCAGCCGCGCCGAGGTCGGCTTTCCACCCGCCGTCCGCATGGCCGCCATCGACGGTACCCCCGACTCCATCAGCGAATTGCTTTCCGCCGCAAAGCTTCCCGACAACGTCAACCTCCTCGGCCCAGTGCCTCTCCCACCCGGCGCCCGCAAACCCTTCGACAGCGGCGATACCCCCGCCGAAGTCGAACGCATGCTCCTGCGGGTAGACCGCACCTCCGGCGCAGCCCTCGCCCGCGCTCTCACCGCCGCCCAGGCCGTCCGCAGCACCCACCGCTCCGACGCTCCCCTCCGCGTCCAAATCGACCCGGTCGACATCGGCTGA
- the metK gene encoding methionine adenosyltransferase encodes MPTSGSRLFTSESVTEGHPDKICDAISDSILDALLAADPRSRVAVETLVTTGQVHVAGEVTTSAYADIPKIVREKVLEIGYDSSAKGFDGNSCGVNIAIGAQSPDIAQGVDTSHEARTAGSDDDIERQGAGDQGLMFGYANTDTPELMPLPIALAHRLSRRLTEVRKSGVLPYLRPDGKTQVTIEYDGDRPVRLDTVVISTQHAADIDLDNLLAPDIREKVVDVVLADLDLPAPLDVSDIRLLVNPTGKFVLGGPMGDAGLTGRKIIVDTYGGMARHGGGAFSGKDPSKVDRSAAYAMRWVAKNVVAAELAERVEVQVAYAIGKAAPVGLFVETFGTEKVDPARIATAITEVFDLRPGAIIRDLDLLRPIYAPTAAYGHFGRTDVDLPWEHTDRADKLRAAIGL; translated from the coding sequence GTGCCCACGTCTGGCAGCCGCCTTTTCACCAGTGAGTCCGTGACCGAAGGTCATCCGGACAAGATCTGTGACGCCATCAGCGATTCCATCCTCGACGCCCTGCTCGCGGCGGATCCGCGCAGCCGGGTCGCGGTGGAAACTCTCGTGACCACCGGCCAGGTGCACGTCGCGGGTGAGGTCACCACGTCGGCTTATGCGGATATTCCGAAAATCGTCCGCGAAAAGGTTCTGGAAATCGGATACGACTCGTCCGCAAAGGGTTTCGACGGAAATTCCTGCGGTGTGAATATTGCGATCGGCGCACAGTCGCCGGATATTGCACAGGGCGTCGACACCTCGCACGAGGCGCGTACCGCCGGATCGGATGACGACATCGAGCGGCAGGGCGCCGGCGACCAGGGCCTGATGTTCGGCTATGCCAACACCGACACACCTGAGCTGATGCCGCTGCCGATCGCGCTTGCGCACCGGCTCTCGCGTCGGCTGACCGAGGTTCGCAAGTCGGGTGTGCTGCCGTACCTGCGTCCCGATGGTAAGACCCAGGTCACCATCGAATACGACGGCGACCGTCCGGTCCGCCTGGATACGGTCGTGATCTCCACGCAGCACGCCGCCGATATCGACCTGGACAACTTGCTGGCACCGGATATCCGCGAGAAGGTCGTCGACGTGGTGCTCGCCGATCTTGATCTGCCCGCGCCGCTGGATGTCTCCGATATCCGCCTGCTGGTGAACCCGACCGGCAAGTTCGTTCTCGGTGGTCCGATGGGTGATGCGGGCCTGACCGGCCGCAAGATCATCGTCGACACCTACGGCGGCATGGCTCGTCACGGTGGTGGCGCGTTCTCCGGTAAGGATCCGTCGAAGGTGGACCGCTCGGCCGCCTACGCCATGCGCTGGGTTGCCAAGAATGTCGTCGCGGCCGAACTCGCCGAGCGGGTCGAGGTCCAGGTCGCCTACGCCATCGGCAAGGCCGCACCAGTCGGTCTGTTCGTCGAGACCTTCGGTACCGAGAAGGTCGATCCGGCGCGCATCGCCACGGCCATCACCGAGGTCTTCGACCTGCGCCCCGGCGCGATCATCCGCGACCTCGACCTGCTGCGCCCGATCTACGCGCCGACCGCCGCGTACGGCCACTTCGGCCGCACCGACGTCGACCTGCCATGGGAACACACCGACCGCGCCGATAAGCTGCGTGCGGCCATCGGTCTGTAG
- the coaBC gene encoding bifunctional phosphopantothenoylcysteine decarboxylase/phosphopantothenate--cysteine ligase CoaBC, with amino-acid sequence MTTRIVVGVGGGIAAYKACSIVRRFTETGHQVRVIPTESALQFVGKATFEALSGNPVHTDVFTDVPEVPHVRLGQEADLVVIAPATADLMARAAQGRADDLLTATLLTARCPVLFAPAMHTEMWEHPATIANVATLRAHGAIVMEPASGRLTGTDTGPGRLPEPEEIFGLATLLLERADAIPRDLAGRRVVITAGGTREPLDPVRFLGNRSSGKQGYALARVAAQRGAHVTLIAGNTIEMAAPAAVDLVHITTAEQLKTAVEKHAPGADAVIMAAAVADFRPTTVAAAKIKKGAHEPDVIPLTKTDDILAGLVQSRRDGQLPGTAIVGFAAETGDEHGDVLTHARAKLARKGCDLLVVNAVGEGKAFEVDTNDGWLLGADGTEQALDHGSKALLASRVLDALGPLLR; translated from the coding sequence GTGACCACACGGATCGTCGTCGGCGTCGGCGGAGGGATCGCCGCCTATAAGGCCTGTTCGATCGTGCGCCGGTTCACCGAGACCGGGCACCAGGTACGGGTGATCCCCACCGAGTCGGCGCTGCAGTTCGTCGGTAAGGCAACCTTCGAGGCGCTGTCCGGGAACCCGGTGCACACCGATGTGTTCACCGATGTCCCCGAGGTGCCGCATGTGCGGTTGGGCCAGGAGGCGGACCTTGTGGTCATCGCCCCGGCGACCGCCGATCTGATGGCGCGCGCCGCACAGGGCCGCGCCGACGATCTACTCACCGCCACCTTGCTGACGGCCCGATGTCCGGTGTTGTTCGCGCCCGCGATGCATACCGAGATGTGGGAGCATCCGGCCACCATCGCCAATGTCGCGACGCTACGCGCGCACGGTGCGATCGTCATGGAACCCGCGTCGGGCCGGTTGACCGGTACCGATACCGGGCCCGGCCGGTTGCCCGAGCCCGAGGAGATCTTCGGGCTGGCGACGTTGCTGCTGGAACGCGCCGACGCCATCCCGCGTGATCTGGCGGGCCGCCGCGTGGTGATCACCGCGGGCGGCACCAGGGAACCGCTGGATCCGGTACGTTTCCTCGGCAATCGCAGCTCCGGCAAGCAGGGCTACGCATTGGCCAGGGTCGCCGCGCAGCGCGGCGCCCACGTCACGTTGATCGCGGGCAATACGATCGAGATGGCCGCACCCGCCGCCGTCGACCTCGTGCACATCACCACCGCCGAACAGCTCAAGACCGCCGTCGAGAAGCATGCGCCCGGTGCGGACGCGGTGATCATGGCCGCGGCCGTCGCCGACTTCCGGCCGACCACCGTGGCCGCGGCCAAGATCAAGAAGGGCGCACACGAGCCCGACGTGATCCCGCTGACCAAGACCGACGATATTCTCGCCGGACTCGTTCAGTCGCGACGTGATGGTCAGCTACCCGGAACCGCGATCGTCGGGTTCGCCGCCGAGACCGGTGACGAGCACGGCGATGTGCTCACGCACGCGCGGGCCAAACTGGCGCGCAAGGGCTGTGACCTGCTGGTCGTGAACGCGGTCGGCGAGGGCAAGGCGTTCGAGGTCGACACCAACGACGGCTGGCTGCTCGGTGCCGACGGCACCGAACAGGCGCTAGACCATGGATCGAAGGCATTGCTCGCGAGCCGGGTGCTGGACGCGCTCGGTCCGCTGCTGCGCTGA
- the rpoZ gene encoding DNA-directed RNA polymerase subunit omega, whose protein sequence is MSSTDIKPAPAYDTPVGLTNPPIDELLERTSSKYALVIYAAKRARQINDYYNQLGDGILEYVGPLVEPGLQEKPLSVAMREIHSDLLEHSEGE, encoded by the coding sequence GTGAGCAGTACGGACATCAAGCCCGCGCCCGCATACGACACTCCGGTCGGCCTCACCAACCCGCCGATCGACGAGTTGCTCGAGCGCACCTCGTCCAAGTACGCGCTGGTGATCTACGCGGCCAAGCGGGCCCGTCAGATCAACGACTACTACAACCAGCTCGGCGACGGCATCCTCGAATACGTCGGCCCGCTGGTCGAGCCCGGTCTGCAGGAGAAGCCGCTGTCGGTCGCGATGCGTGAGATCCACTCCGACCTGCTCGAGCACTCCGAAGGCGAGTAA
- the gmk gene encoding guanylate kinase: MVEHTRKGRLVVLVGPSAVGKSTVVRCVRERLPQLVFSVSATTRAPRPGEVDGRDYRFVSREEFDAMIAAGELLEWADIHGGLQRSGTPAKPVRDALAAGLPVLVEVDLEGARSVRKAMPEGLLVFLAPPSWEELVSRLTARGTESPEVIARRLETARTELAACDEFDTVIVNDEVTSACEQLVSLFVSTNSSS, translated from the coding sequence GTGGTCGAACACACGCGGAAGGGTCGACTGGTTGTACTGGTCGGCCCCTCGGCCGTGGGCAAGTCGACCGTGGTCCGCTGCGTCCGCGAGCGGCTGCCCCAACTGGTTTTCAGCGTGTCGGCGACAACCCGGGCCCCCCGGCCCGGGGAGGTCGACGGCCGCGACTACCGGTTCGTGTCCCGGGAGGAGTTCGACGCCATGATCGCGGCGGGCGAACTCCTCGAGTGGGCAGATATCCACGGGGGACTACAGCGTTCGGGTACTCCGGCGAAACCGGTGCGTGACGCACTAGCCGCTGGCCTGCCGGTGCTCGTCGAGGTGGACCTCGAGGGCGCGCGGTCGGTGCGCAAGGCCATGCCGGAGGGGCTGCTGGTATTTCTCGCCCCGCCCAGCTGGGAGGAATTGGTTTCCCGGCTGACCGCGCGGGGTACCGAATCACCCGAGGTGATCGCCCGCAGGTTGGAGACCGCCAGGACGGAATTGGCGGCCTGTGACGAGTTCGACACCGTCATAGTGAACGACGAGGTGACCAGCGCCTGTGAGCAGTTGGTATCGTTGTTCGTTAGCACAAATTCGAGTTCGTGA
- the mihF gene encoding integration host factor, actinobacterial type: MALPQLTDEQRAAALEKAAAARRARAELKERLKRGGTDLKQVLTDAESDEILGKMKVSALLEALPKVGKVKAAEIMSELEIAPTRRLRGLGDRQRKALLARFDFA; the protein is encoded by the coding sequence GTGGCCCTTCCCCAGCTGACTGACGAGCAGCGCGCCGCTGCTTTGGAGAAGGCGGCTGCCGCTCGCCGTGCTCGGGCGGAGCTCAAGGAGCGCCTGAAGCGTGGCGGCACCGACCTGAAGCAGGTCCTCACCGATGCCGAATCCGACGAGATCCTCGGCAAGATGAAGGTGTCGGCGCTGCTGGAGGCCCTGCCCAAGGTGGGCAAGGTCAAGGCGGCGGAGATCATGAGCGAGCTGGAGATCGCCCCCACCCGGCGTCTGCGCGGACTGGGTGATCGGCAGCGCAAGGCGCTGCTCGCCCGATTCGACTTCGCCTGA